A region from the Aegilops tauschii subsp. strangulata cultivar AL8/78 chromosome 5, Aet v6.0, whole genome shotgun sequence genome encodes:
- the LOC109749107 gene encoding putative cyclin-F1-1 has protein sequence MLLQPMNNLRQAAVPAVHPVSWVMGARRENMGLKCADPYEPDVDADLRAKERNPREHPDADYMSKMQQGHLSPSMRAELVLWMDAFARNLGGLPEGMLCRAVAYLDRVLSVRPVPAHDEALQLVAAAAVSLGAKHEQSSSGRRLDAQLVEAFLGTTVHMVEEMEWELFMDLGCAMDGPTAYTFVDHFTRFFQWENELLVRSLALRLVNLTLPFFGFVGRILPSAMAASALFLARQILGVPLSHDLEEVMGYKAVELTGCICALEKLLPKKNL, from the coding sequence ATGCTGCTCCAGCCGATGAACAACCTGCGACAAGCCGCCGTCCCGGCCGTTCATCCCGTCTCTTGGGTCATGGGCGCCCGACGAGAAAACATGGGGCTCAAGTGCGCGGATCCCTACGAGCCTGATGTCGACGCCGACCTCCGGGCCAAGGAGAGGAACCCCAGGGAGCACCCCGACGCCGACTACATGTCCAAGATGCAGCAGGGCCACCTGAGCCCGTCCATGCGCGCCGAGCTCGTGCTCTGGATGGACGCGTTCGCCCGgaacctcggtggcctcccggaGGGCATGCTCTGCCGCGCCGTCGCCTACCTCGACCGCGTCCTGTCCGTGCGCCCCGTTCCGGCCCACGACGAGGCGCTCCAACTcgtggccgccgccgccgtctccctcggCGCCAAGCACGAGCAGTCCTCCAGCGGGCGGAGGCTCGACGCCCAACTCGTCGAGGCGTTCCTGGGGACCACCGTGCACATGGTGGAGGAGATGGAGTGGGAGCTCTTCATGGATCTCGGCTGCGCCATGGACGGCCCGACCGCGTACACCTTCGTCGACCACTTCACGAGGTTCTTCCAGTGGGAGAATGAGCTCTTGGTGAGGTCCCTGGCGCTTCGGCTGGTCAACCTGACGTTGCCATTTTTCGGGTTCGTTGGACGGATCCTGCCGTCGGCCATGGCTGCATCGGCGCTGTTCCTCGCCAGGCAGATCCTCGGCGTGCCGTTGAGCCACGATCTGGAGGAGGTGATGGGGTACAAGGCGGTGGAGTTGACGGGTTGCATATGCGCCTTAGAGAAGCTGCTTCCCAAGAAAAATCTCTAA